GccctataataataataatttttaagagagggagaaaatcccagatttaATAGTACATGCAAACAAGTATTTGTTAAATCTGACTCAGAATTTAGAAAGGAGAAAGAGGATCAattttggctatatatatatatatatatatatatatatatctcactcGGAATTGATAACTAGACTTTTCAAAGTATGTTACATGTGTTTTTTATAATAAGTGGCtcgtttgtgtgtgtgtgtgagaataTATGAACCTAAAATCTACCTTATACAGCCACCACTCTTTAtcacaaaccaaaattcaagAGTAAGATGTAATTAACTTTCCGATGCTACCTCTTTTATCTAGAATTGGGAGAAGCGAGTAGTTTCTCAAGGGCAAAGTGCAAGTGCTTTGAACAGTATGCTTTTAAAGTGGATAATATAAGTACATTTGAACACTGTGTGTGTATGGAACTGTCAGAGATGAACTGCATGAGATTTATGAACAATATTGCATTCAGCTATTTGCCATATTCAACGTTTTTTCTTTAGTTATTGTTTGGCTAAACACTATAGTAAGGTTGATCAGAACCAGGAAGATTTGcagtgtcaaatttttttttttttgctcttgaTTGGCTAATCACTGCTTCACTTGGAATTAATTTTCCTGTTTAGATTGATCATACAAAAATGGATAAATATTATTTACGTAGGTTGAAAACCTGAAATATACATTTTGACCCTAAAATTTAATCcaggtttgtttttcatccccaaatttaaaaggttaaaaattttgttcttaaaatttttttgaagtgtCAACTTTGTCTTTCCATCCATTTTTCTATAAAAGAATAACACACATGATAAACAGATACTAATGTGACGCGTAAAAAAAGTTTAGATGGCTTAgataaatttcacaacaaacaaatggaatgaagaaattaatatattttaaacttttaagaaaaactaatatttttagACTTTGGAAGACAAAATTAAACTTAAGACAACTTTCTTAATTAGgaggaaaaattcaaaaaagtatATTTCAGCCTACTTACATATGGTACTAATTCCTTAAGTGAAAGAAGGGCTAGAGAATAAGTTCAAAAAGTGTTTCATTCTAAGAAATCACCTGCAATATTTGTACACTATATTTGTttgtgtgtatgagagagagagagagagagagagagagagagagagagagagagagagagagagagagagagagagaacctgtTGCCAAGAATTGCATGCAAATGGATGATAAGCTCTTCCTCCTGGGGAGAGAATGCACCACGCTTGAGGTCAGGTCTGAGATAATTGATCCATCGAAGCCTACAACTTTTCCCACACCTTTGAAGGCCAGCATTTCTAGCAATATCACTCCAACATCCTTGTCCATTGGTTAGCATGTACCTCATCAGCTTCTCATCTTCCTCAGGTGACCACAAACCCTTCCTAAGCTTACTCTTATTATTGGTAttattcattctctcttttcccATCTGATCAGGCTTCCTCATTGCTCAATTTCCAATGGGAAAAAAATGGTGAGGAAGGCCTTGTAAGACTTTTCTCCTTATAAGATGGGGATCCACAAAGAAAGTTGTGTCTATGTATATTATGTTCGTATGTATGAAGAATAGAGAGAAGGCTTTATAGGGTGGTAATGGTGATGATGATTGTGATGGTTTGTGGGGTTTGCTTAGAATATGAATATgaagtatgagagagagagagagagagagagagagagagaaggattATGTTTGTTGGTTGATAGGTGGAGTGGAAAACGGATTGGAGGGGGACCtcctttgtgtgtgtatgtgtgtgtatgagagagagagagagagagagaaagagagagagatagagaagagAGGGATGGTTGGTCTTCTTGTCTTTGACTCTATTCTTGTCTTTTTCGATGCATTTTCCTTCACTCACAAGGTAATCATCATCTTTGTATGTGAGAATGCCGCACTTTTGCTTCCACTTCACAtaataatctctctctcaaactacACGTGAATTTGAAGTATAAACCTagaccataaaaaaaaagtactaaaagtACTTTAGTTTTAGGTACAATTCTTGCTATGGCAAAGGTTTTGCACTTTTGTTTTTCGGTAATATAAATGTGGCACATTTGGCATGTGTGTcgtttttcatttgtttttggtATGTCTAATTCTTGCATGACCCTTGTGCTAACAACCAAACATgctatcaaaaacaaaaagatagaaagagagaaagaaagaaaacaatcaaACATGGTTCACAAGCCAATTACATGAATTTATAATATAAGAATTCCTCCACCCAAGTGATAAATTTAGATGATTAATTCAAAAGCTTAATAAGTTTCTAAgaaataattgaatttaatcatCTAATAATTATTGTAACACCAAGAACCAATTATGTGTATAAATGAGATTATTTGCagttttgtttttcaataataaaatgttTCTCATTTGACTTAGTGCGTCGTTTTtcgtttgattttttttgtctaATTCTTGCATGACCCTCGTGCTAATAACCAAATATGCtatcaaaatagaaaaaaaaacaaccaaacatgCTTCACGAGTCAATTACGTGCAATTGGCAATATGTGTAAGAATTTCTCCACACCCAATTAGtacacaataaattataaatcaatTCAAAGCTTAATTCGTTAGAAAATAGTTCAATTTAATCATTAAAATTTACTTTTAGCGCTAAGATTCTAGAACTAcgtttttctttatgttttcccAAAAATTCCTTGCCTAATAAAATTgaccaagaaaagaaatagaagtgGTTAAAGTTTCAGTTACCCCAATCATTTTTTTCTGTGTAAATTAGATTGTTTTCAAGGATCACCTCAATCATATGGGAGTAATTTTTTTCAGCTCCTTTGTTGCTAAATGTGCAAGGGatgttaatatttaaaattttaaaccaatcAAAAGAGGacaacatatataataatatgtttctcaaaaaaaaaaacatatataataatatctttaGATAATTGTACAACATGAAATGAATAGGTAGTAGTTTTTCTTTCATCCCATGACAAGGATTTCTACTTAATTTATACTTGTTACTAAAGAATTTTACGTGTGATCTTATCCATATACTTGTAGGACCATCTGTTAATGTTATTAATTGCTTCAACATGGAgtagatttgaaatttgttcTAAACATTTGCATCAAAACGTACAAAACTTTAGTATATCTTAATATTTCCATTAATTTCTTCtgattattttctaagaaaatagtttgatttgatttcaaTAAATTCTCTCACAACGAAATTATATCTTCCATTCTTCTTGGATATTCATTATTCTCAACCACTTCAATAATGTCAAATTTGTTCATGTACCTAGtgcaaattattttcaaatttttttaattccaaagtAACATTCCTGCAAATTACTCAATATTATTCATTATGCCATGAAGGAATATCagttatttaaatattattaatcttTTCAACTAATAAGTTGTACTTGAAAATAAGACTAATTTACAAGACTTTTTCCACAAGATTATAGTGCCATTACAGTTACACTATACCCCACAAGTTTCCCTATCCTATGGGCTATCATGCTAATCTTCTTGTGGAATTTCCTAAATTTCTTTACCTAATCCTTTCCTTGAAATCCTACAATCCTCTCCTTGAAATCCTACATGTTAAAGAATTTTCTGTGTGAATCCTCATATGTATCATGCAAAAACACCCATCACCAATCCTCAAAGTCATTTTCCAAGATTGTCATGAGGATAGTCTTAGTCAATACCCGAAAATTTTAAGGGCAGATAAGTTATTTAAATCTATTTGCTTCTGTGCACCCAATAGGGACTGCTACAGTTTTCTGGGAAAAAAGTGAGAGTGGAAAACTCTCAAGCTACTCAAGTGTGTCAAAAGCATTGTTCTGTATATCCACAGCTGTCCATAGTAAATACCTATAACATGCTAAAGAGGCTGTTTGAAGCAACAAGCTACTTGGTTACAAAGACAAGAAAAACCAACTCACCCCGATTCAGTTAATACCTTGTAGTACAATGTGAATGTACAATTGAAAACGCTGAAGTTATTATCAATGTTATTATAAAAGACTTATAAACTATTGTAGTAATTATGGGTTTtaattaactcaattgataaagtaTCTTATCGTCGAATAAGAGATCAGGGATTTCGATCCCTACATATACccaaaactaattggtgttttaGTCTGATAATTGAGCTTgactatgaaaaatattgtttcacTCTTTAATGTGAAATGTTTCACACAATGTCACTTCCAAACTAGATATCCACATTTACACGTGATATGAAAAAATGTGTACATAATTTAAAAGAGTGTGGATACTATCATATGTGAAACAATTAATGTTCATATGATTAATGATATATcactaatataataaattattttttgtgcttTGTATTTACAAACTAAcacattaaattataaaatttatttagtaaaatttgtaatagatGTATCATCAAATGCACAACATCAAGAGAGCAATGTTTTAGGAGTGCTTAaacaaattatgaaatataaaagtttgctcaaaaaaaaaaaaatcttatggaATGAAAAGTGAATGTTTATCAGTTTCccaacaaaaagcaaaattaaagTACAAAGTACAACCTTTTTCAGCTTTTATCTGCAAGTATTTGATCGTCAGACAgactcaaaatgaaaagaagtgGCATGATCAATCAAAATGAGGAAACAAGGTTTCTCTTGCTATGCCATGAGTTATTCATCATGGCAtctgcatctctctctctctctctctctctctctctctctctctctctctctctctctctctctctctctctctctatatatatatatatatatatatatatattcagccGCATGGTTGCGAAATCATTTTTACTGATGAATGGCTTCCACATTTTAACCTTTTTACTAATTGTATCTGTTTCTTTGGCACGTCCtattaatttataaacaatttCTACATTTGTTTCATGATGAATGGATTCCACATTTTAAcctttttattagtttttccTGTTTCTTTGGCACTTCGAATTGATTTACAAATGATTTCTACTTTTGTTCcagttttagaaaaaattgcacgtaaaattattaataattaaatttgagccatacaaatttgtaatttgaatCCAAGTCTTTAAATGTTCAATTCTATCAATATGATAAAACTTCGTTGGATTTGAACATATAACATCCACTACATAATAATTGTAATTTACCATCACGCCAAGGCTTCAGCGAGTTTCTTTTTGGTGttgacaaaatttaattttaggtCTCTTATTCGATAACAAAAGGTTTAACCAATTGAACTAACTAAAATCTAcgaatttaataaaaatttggaatgGCGGCAAAGTGGATAATTATACAATGAAGGTTGAACAAAACCATaagaataatattaaaatgcatTCTTTTCGTTTATAGTCTTGTTAGGAAATTGACTTTGAAATAGCAGCAAGGTGGATAATTATAGAATGAGTGTTGAACAAAACcataagaataaaaatagatATTAAAATGCACTCTTTTCATTTATAGTCTTGCTAGGAAATTGACTAAAGAGTAATACTTTAGCATGGCTGTCCACAGCACCCTAAAATCCACTGGAACCGACCAAATCAGAATTGTCCGAACTGGGGTTGAATCGATCAGAGCAACCCGTAGTCGGTAGCGGGTCTATGACGTTAGAACTAGAAAGATGTGAGTTGAGTGGCAGTTTTGGATTTCGAAACCCGACAGAAACTAAACCGACCAATGTTATATCTCTCTCATCCTCAGATTTGTCGAGATCTCATCAAGATCCGAACCAAATCCGGCGAGATCTCGACAAATCTAACCGGATATCGGCCAAATATTGACTGATCAGACTAGATCTAGCCTGGTATTGGCTCTAGTGACAGAACTCGAAACTCAATAAGACTTGAATTGGCTGATCCAACAAGAATTTTGGGTCggttttaggttttgtttttattcaCTGAAAATTTCAGATTGAGTTCGGGTTGGACACAAACCCGTCCAGTGGACAACCACTTTTAGAAgagaaaattacactttacaaTCCTAAATTATATACCCAATTTACACTTTGCATTTTCTAGAGCTTGGTTATTTGTACAGAATGTTTAGCAGTTTCCCAACAATGTATATGAATGTTTAATTATCAACTCTCATAGATAGTGAATGTTTATCAGTTCCCATATGTTAGTAGAGTATGACTGAGAGACATGAGGTTTAGAGACTAAATCatatggtttttttattattattattggaaaaacaaaaacagaaagtaCCTGGTTATTTGTATATCATATACAAGagaagtttaaatttttaatattccATTCAATTGTATTTCTAATATTTGTCAAAAAGATAAATCAAACAGTGCGCAACTGTTCAACTATGAAACTGTACATACAAACcaataaattaacaaatatgtttttctttttgaaaagtgTACCTTACACTTCATAATtgaatatttatatttcttagcATGCACTCTTACTCTTAGTACTCATTATCATCaagatccaattttttttttatggtttttatgtaTCACCTACACAAACTCCCAACAAGTTTAGACCACTCCCAAATTTTGTAAAACTTACAATTCCATTAACATTTTTAGTAGCCTTGTAATTTTCATCAACTTATAATAATTGCAAGCCACACAACATATGTAGCCATGAGAGCTGCATCACatcatcaaatttattttttcatcttgAATGCTATGAAGCTTATATCTAACTAAAACAAGATCCCCATGTTAAATTTCAGAGTATTGCAGTGGTCAATTAGTTTTACTTTTGCTAAAGAATACTGGCTCAAgtcctataaaataaaatgcagtGGAAATTTAGTAAAATAGATCTTGATTTGGGGTTCACTGATTGGTACCAACCAATATGCTGAGAAACGGGCTTTGAAGCTACTCAAAAATCATGCAATGTATCTCATGATTATGAGGCAGTACAGAGAAACCGGGGGTTCTTTAGAAGAATCTACAACTTGCAATAAAAATGTGCCTCTTATCATTAAATATTTGAACAATATCCGAACAGAGATATTGAGTAGGTATGACCTTAAAGTTTCCGAGTAAAAATGCACACAAACCCATTCAAAGAGAGTTGTACAATCAATTGCTGTGAACAGATGTGAAGAAGTAGCTTCTTATTTGCAAAGGATGGCATTCAACCATAGGTGAGTGAGTTTATAAGCACCAAAatcaaataggaaaaaaaatcttgtccTTTAAACATCTGAGGAAATTCATGTTAAACACCTTTTACAGGTTGCCAAGGTTTGCTGGCTCCCTCAAGAACCTTTCCATCTGGCGTGCTCTGGTCTTGATGGACATATCAAAGACCTTTTGCCCAAATTCAACCACAAGCCCACCAAGTATGCTGGGATCGATCTGACAGACGTAAAAAAGAATAGTTATTGCTTCAATTCTAAAAGAATTAGTGCATGAAAATAACAAAACATCATGGAGGATATGCAACATACCTTTTGTTCGACCTTAACCTTCTTCCCCCGTCCAATAATATCTTGaagtgtttctttaagttctttctCCTCTTCTGGTGGAAGGGCCTGGACGgaagaaaaataacaacaattagAACAGAATGCACAATTCTTAAAACTAAACGATGTATATGACTATCAAATAGACCCATATAAGTCATGGGTAACCAACATATTTGATTATTGGTAAACTAGATGCGCATGAAAACTAGCTGAACCATCTGTTCTTTCTTTAAAACCTACAAAGTGGTACTTTAAATGTTGATTTACATTTAACTTTTTTATGGGCTTCAAATGAACACacttttttgttggctttttgGACTATGTTTGTGCTTAGTGGCATATATTTTGTTCACAGCTGGTtacaaacctaaaaaatggaATAAGGGTGTGCGTTGACAGCCAATGTTAAATTTAGTCACTTTAATATAAATGGATCGCTTAAAGATGACGACAATccttattgatgaaaagatgggGGACGGGCACCTGAGATTGTTTGGTTATGTGCAAAGGAGGAATTAAAGTACTAGTGAGGAAGAGTGAGTAGATTTAAGTCAAAGGAACGAAAAAAGCAGTAAGACTTACAATAACATAAGTAGTAGTAGAAAAtaacatgtcaattaaggaagtatCACAAACTGAAAGTATGACTTCAAATATAATAGAATGAcagaaaaagaatacatgtagCCAATTCTAATTAGTCTATTGAGAATCCATAACCgacccaaaattttggaaccaaggcttggttgtttttgttatagttgtttttgggttgaaattcTTTCTAAGGAATATGGATTTTTACCTTCTCACCCCTTTCCCCAAAGACgccattattttttgttcatttcatatatttttacatacttctttgttttaattggcCCTCTACCTAATGCACTAAAATCTTGTGCATTTATCTATAGAACCTGGCTTTCAGAGCAACAATACTCATTGGGGATAAAACAAAGACCAGCAGCCTTATGAATATGatacaccaccaccaccccagCACCAAACAGCACAAGGGTATAACACCATCACCACCCCAGATACCATACATTACAAGGGCATTACAAGATTCTGAGATTCATATGgacttcccttttcttttctttcttcttcttcattttttttttttttttttttttgccaataaGTTCATATGgacttcccttttcttttttgtgcagAAAACAGAGAAGCTAAAAAGGCTAAGTACCCGATGGTAATTATGCTAGTTTTCTTGTGGTAATTATGCAAGGTATAAAACAGTGTTTTATATACTCCTAGTAATAGAAATGTTGCCATCCAAGGGAGGAACTTACAATGACGGTAGTCACAATAGCTTTGACTTCTCCCTTATATGCCATGGTCAAATCCCCAAATCTCTTGGCAATGCTGTCTATGTTCCTTAGCCTCCCATTCTCAGCCAACACAactataagaaattaaaaagaattagaCTAAATACAAGCATTAAAAGACTTTTATCCCAAAAGAATGCAATTAAGCAACAGgaaaaggaaattaaataaaaataaacctgAGTAGCAATCAATCAAGAAAATTGATAATCTATTGAATATGATAAACCTCTCCATGGTCAGTGACACAGCATACATCATAGTATTTCAGTGTCAGAATCTTGCAAGAATATGCACTAAAATTATGCATCAACAATATCCacaaaatcaataaaagttattaagctCAACCACATAAAGAGAACACCAACAACAACCTTTTCCCCCATAACAACAATGGTAACTAAAGACAAGATATATGCAGCAGAGAAGTCACAAGCCCATTGCATTAAACCTTTCACTTGAAGTATCAAGTAAaagactttctttttttggctgtaCAAGTAAATGACTTTTTTAGATGTACCAATCAATGACACTGGAATAATGATGATGTATAAGGTGGCATTCCCAGACAAAAGCAAGTAAATATGGGGTTCGAACCCTATATATAGGATGATTAAGATAACAATAGATATGCATCAGTAAATGACTCCAGAATATAGGAAGTATACAAGAAGGAACTCCAGGTGAGGGGTTGAGGCTGGGGCAGAAGacagcaaaatagaaaaaaacctaaagctcagaccatccttttttttttggtaagagaAATCTAGATTGCAAAAGCTACTTTATGCAAAACGAGACAAATAGTAGAagggcaaaagaaaaaagagataaatgAGCTTGATGAGTTTGACCAAAAATATCCTCAAATGTGTGACTATTTCTCTCACACCAAGTACTCCAcgcaagaaaatgaagaaattaaGTTCACATGTTTAAATTGCCTACaccagaaaaataaatcaaattcaaaaatctAAATTACATATTGTTCATACAAACAGAAGAGATAAATCAAGTTCACTTTGCCAAAGAATGAAGTGCAGTTCATCATACCTAAGAAATTCTTTGTAATTTCTGAAAATTTAGCTCCACCTGCAATTTCCTGGATAGCCTTCACTCTGGTCTTTGCCGGGACAGAGTGGTCCCTTGTGAACTGGGCAAAAGTAGGACTTCTCTTAATAGCCTCAACAAGGTCAAGAAGCTCAGTCTCAACCTTGTCCACAGAATTTGTTCTTACTGCT
This genomic stretch from Quercus robur chromosome 4, dhQueRobu3.1, whole genome shotgun sequence harbors:
- the LOC126723934 gene encoding ATP synthase subunit O, mitochondrial, whose product is MAMAGRIRSTLPLFTKALRSDSLSAHRSALALADSQFSRNYAAATGQKEERVKVPLALFGGSGNYASALYIAAVRTNSVDKVETELLDLVEAIKRSPTFAQFTRDHSVPAKTRVKAIQEIAGGAKFSEITKNFLVVLAENGRLRNIDSIAKRFGDLTMAYKGEVKAIVTTVIALPPEEEKELKETLQDIIGRGKKVKVEQKIDPSILGGLVVEFGQKVFDMSIKTRARQMERFLREPANLGNL